From Curtobacterium sp. SGAir0471, the proteins below share one genomic window:
- a CDS encoding epoxide hydrolase family protein, with protein sequence MSETPAIDDAVIDDLRARLRATRWPDVPVGTGWSLGVDVDELRPLVEYWADGFDFDAHQEQLAALPSERHVVDGIRVHVLHARSGRPDALPLLLAHGWPDSGWRYRKVLPMLVEAGFDVVVPDMPGYGFSAAPPRVLDAREVAGMWASLMTELGYERFAASGGDIGTHVVRYLALDHPDGVVAVHRIDGGLAWPGIDTASLSSAERAFVQETERWRVAEGAYAMMHRTKPQTAAVGLTDSPAGLAAWIVEKLRSWSDCGGDLWSVYTRDEVLALLTEYWATATIGSSIRMYHANAAIPAEQLSRRVEVPSGFSVFPGDIVRAPREWLERTTNLVYHHELDRGGHFAPFEQPQLFVDEVCAFLEPYRR encoded by the coding sequence ATGAGCGAGACGCCCGCGATCGACGACGCCGTGATCGACGACCTCCGGGCCCGGCTGCGCGCCACGCGGTGGCCCGACGTGCCCGTCGGCACCGGGTGGTCACTCGGCGTCGACGTCGACGAGCTCCGGCCGCTGGTCGAGTACTGGGCGGACGGGTTCGACTTCGACGCGCACCAGGAGCAGCTCGCCGCGCTGCCCTCCGAGCGGCACGTCGTCGACGGCATCCGGGTGCACGTGCTGCACGCACGGTCCGGCCGCCCCGATGCGCTCCCGCTGCTGCTCGCGCACGGCTGGCCGGACTCGGGGTGGCGGTACCGCAAGGTCCTGCCGATGCTCGTCGAGGCCGGGTTCGACGTCGTCGTGCCGGACATGCCCGGGTACGGGTTCTCGGCAGCGCCGCCGCGGGTGCTCGACGCCCGCGAGGTCGCCGGCATGTGGGCGTCGCTGATGACCGAACTCGGGTACGAGCGGTTCGCGGCGTCCGGCGGGGACATCGGCACGCACGTCGTCCGGTACCTCGCGCTCGACCACCCCGACGGAGTCGTCGCCGTGCACCGGATCGACGGCGGGCTGGCCTGGCCCGGGATCGACACCGCGTCCCTGTCGTCGGCCGAACGGGCCTTCGTGCAGGAGACCGAGCGGTGGCGGGTCGCCGAGGGTGCCTACGCGATGATGCACCGCACCAAGCCGCAGACCGCGGCCGTCGGACTGACCGACTCGCCCGCCGGGCTCGCCGCGTGGATCGTCGAGAAGCTCCGGTCGTGGAGCGACTGCGGCGGGGACCTCTGGTCGGTGTACACGCGGGACGAGGTCCTCGCGCTGCTGACCGAGTACTGGGCCACGGCGACGATCGGGTCCTCGATACGGATGTACCACGCGAACGCTGCGATCCCCGCCGAGCAGTTGAGCCGGCGGGTGGAGGTGCCGTCGGGCTTCTCGGTGTTCCCCGGTGACATCGTCCGGGCGCCGCGGGAGTGGCTCGAGCGGACGACGAACCTCGTGTACCACCACGAGCTCGACCGGGGCGGGCACTTCGCG
- a CDS encoding HNH endonuclease, which yields MRTLVLNAGYEPLAVISDRRALVLVMNQKAAVIAADIDHPVIGSTASFDRPSVIILTRYVRIPHARLVPVSRRGVLRRDANRCAYCDRHATTIDHVQPRSRGGQDSWENLVACCLACNNTKGDRTPQEMGWRLRFRPKAPHGASWVVRGIERPQSEWDEYLVAA from the coding sequence ATGCGCACTCTCGTCCTCAACGCCGGTTACGAGCCCCTCGCGGTGATCTCGGACCGACGGGCCCTCGTGCTGGTCATGAACCAGAAGGCCGCCGTCATCGCCGCCGACATCGACCACCCGGTCATCGGGTCGACCGCGAGCTTCGATCGTCCGTCCGTCATCATCCTCACCCGCTACGTGCGCATCCCGCACGCGAGGCTCGTGCCCGTCTCGCGCCGCGGGGTCCTGCGGCGGGACGCCAACCGCTGCGCCTACTGCGACCGGCACGCCACCACGATCGACCACGTGCAGCCGCGGTCGCGCGGTGGGCAGGACTCGTGGGAGAACCTCGTCGCGTGCTGCCTGGCGTGCAACAACACGAAGGGCGACCGCACCCCGCAGGAGATGGGGTGGCGGCTGCGGTTCCGGCCGAAGGCACCCCACGGGGCGTCGTGGGTGGTCCGCGGGATCGAGCGTCCGCAGTCGGAGTGGGACGAGTACCTGGTGGCCGCGTAG
- a CDS encoding C40 family peptidase: MTQTGSAADDQTPANPTNTANDAPLTRRAARQNEAPARRVTPVRDAPLPGGRRAAQAARAAEAAKASSSARKRRFLAPVVLTVAVGMFGTVAVAPAVAATQQNGTSAAEAQRQVRATQAQQFSVSDAVALAGTSRDGFGATSQSTLDAEAAQKAAAEQAAAAQAQAAATQAARAQTAKQYSSYSGPSANEIATTAAAANTPFSLPAVVATAKQYIGTPYVFGGADPSGFDCSGYIMYVYAQYGISLPHSVPLQDAAGTTIPESQAQPGDVVIFNDGSHDGFYMGNGMIMDAPKPGGSVSIRPIWTSNYHIVRFGI, encoded by the coding sequence TTGACGCAGACCGGTTCCGCCGCGGACGACCAGACGCCCGCGAACCCGACGAACACCGCGAACGACGCCCCGCTCACCCGGCGGGCCGCGCGCCAGAACGAAGCCCCCGCCCGTCGCGTCACCCCCGTCCGCGACGCCCCGCTCCCCGGCGGCCGCCGTGCCGCCCAGGCCGCCCGCGCCGCCGAGGCCGCCAAGGCGAGCAGCTCGGCCCGCAAGCGCCGCTTCCTGGCCCCCGTCGTGCTGACGGTCGCCGTCGGCATGTTCGGTACGGTCGCGGTCGCCCCGGCCGTCGCCGCCACGCAGCAGAACGGCACCTCCGCCGCCGAAGCGCAGCGCCAGGTGCGCGCGACCCAGGCGCAGCAGTTCTCGGTCTCCGACGCGGTCGCCCTCGCCGGGACCTCGCGTGACGGCTTCGGTGCCACCTCGCAGTCCACGCTCGACGCCGAGGCCGCGCAGAAGGCCGCCGCCGAGCAGGCCGCTGCCGCGCAGGCGCAGGCAGCGGCGACCCAGGCGGCGCGTGCGCAGACCGCGAAGCAGTACTCGTCGTACAGCGGCCCGTCCGCGAACGAGATCGCGACGACCGCGGCCGCCGCGAACACCCCGTTCTCGCTGCCGGCCGTCGTCGCGACCGCGAAGCAGTACATCGGCACGCCGTACGTCTTCGGTGGTGCGGACCCGTCCGGCTTCGACTGCTCGGGCTACATCATGTACGTCTACGCGCAGTACGGCATCAGCCTGCCGCACTCGGTGCCGCTGCAGGACGCTGCGGGCACCACCATCCCCGAGTCCCAGGCGCAGCCGGGCGACGTCGTCATCTTCAACGACGGGTCGCACGACGGCTTCTACATGGGCAACGGCATGATCATGGACGCGCCGAAGCCCGGCGGTTCCGTCTCGATCCGCCCGATCTGGACGAGCAACTACCACATCGTGCGCTTCGGGATCTGA
- a CDS encoding metal-dependent transcriptional regulator yields MTDLVDTTEMYLRTILDLEEEGIVPLRARISERLGHSGPTVSQTIARMERDGLVVVSGDRHLELTGEGRSRATHVMRKHRLAERLLADVIGLDWAFVHDEACRWEHVMSEQVEVRLLEMLGNPTESPYGNPIPGLAEIGGPAAEQFLDGVQNIVAATDGTDAVASGVVRRLGEPVQFEPELLHQLRTAGVMPGRVARVQRAGAYVAVRIDGEDAGIELPTEVAQHVYIERD; encoded by the coding sequence GTGACCGATCTCGTCGACACCACGGAGATGTACCTGCGGACGATCCTCGACCTCGAGGAAGAGGGGATCGTGCCGCTGCGCGCGCGCATCTCCGAGCGGCTCGGGCACTCCGGTCCCACCGTCTCGCAGACCATCGCGCGGATGGAGCGCGATGGCCTGGTCGTCGTCTCCGGTGACCGCCACCTCGAACTCACCGGCGAGGGCCGCTCGCGTGCCACGCACGTGATGCGCAAGCACCGGTTGGCCGAGCGACTCCTCGCCGACGTCATCGGCCTCGACTGGGCGTTCGTGCACGACGAGGCCTGCCGGTGGGAGCACGTGATGAGCGAGCAGGTCGAGGTGCGCCTGCTCGAGATGCTCGGCAACCCGACGGAGTCGCCCTACGGCAACCCGATCCCGGGCCTGGCGGAGATCGGCGGCCCGGCGGCGGAGCAGTTCCTCGACGGCGTGCAGAACATCGTCGCGGCGACCGACGGCACGGACGCCGTCGCGTCCGGTGTCGTCCGGCGGCTGGGGGAGCCCGTGCAGTTCGAGCCGGAGCTGCTGCACCAGCTGCGCACCGCCGGGGTCATGCCCGGCCGGGTCGCGCGGGTCCAGCGGGCCGGTGCCTACGTCGCCGTGCGGATCGACGGTGAGGACGCCGGTATCGAGCTCCCGACCGAGGTCGCGCAACACGTCTACATCGAGCGGGACTGA
- the serC gene encoding phosphoserine transaminase, whose protein sequence is MADIVIPAELLPTDGRFGCGPSKIRGAQLESLVTRGATILGTSHRQKPVKDLVGSVRRGLADLFQLPDGYEVVLGNGGSTAFWDAAAFGLVERRAENLSFGEFGSKFAKATNTPWLEAPHVVEAPGGSLAALEPVEGVDVYAYPHNETSTGVMAPVVRATGDEGALTVVDATSAAGGAAFDVSATDVYYFAPQKNFASDGGLWLALFSPAAIERVERIAASDRYIPEFLSLKNAVDNSRLDQTLNTPALATLLLLDDQVSWINQSGGLAWADTRTRTSSSTIYDWAEASEHASPFVTDPAHRSQVVATIDLDDAIDAKAVAATLRANGIVDTEPYRKLGRNQLRVATFTAIDPDDVAKLVRAIDFVVGELRG, encoded by the coding sequence ATGGCAGACATCGTCATCCCCGCCGAACTCCTCCCGACCGACGGACGCTTCGGCTGCGGTCCGTCCAAGATCCGCGGCGCGCAGCTCGAGTCGCTCGTGACCCGAGGGGCGACGATCCTCGGCACGTCCCACCGCCAGAAGCCCGTCAAGGACCTGGTCGGCAGCGTCCGCCGCGGCCTCGCCGACCTCTTCCAGCTCCCCGACGGCTACGAGGTCGTCCTCGGCAACGGCGGCTCGACCGCGTTCTGGGACGCCGCGGCCTTCGGGCTCGTCGAGCGTCGGGCCGAGAACCTGTCGTTCGGCGAGTTCGGCTCGAAGTTCGCCAAGGCCACGAACACCCCGTGGCTCGAGGCCCCGCACGTCGTCGAGGCCCCGGGCGGCTCGCTCGCCGCCCTCGAGCCCGTGGAGGGCGTCGACGTCTACGCCTACCCGCACAACGAGACCTCGACGGGCGTCATGGCCCCGGTCGTCCGCGCCACGGGTGACGAGGGCGCGCTGACGGTCGTCGACGCCACGAGCGCCGCCGGCGGTGCCGCGTTCGACGTCTCCGCGACCGACGTCTACTACTTCGCGCCGCAGAAGAACTTCGCCTCGGACGGCGGCCTGTGGCTGGCGCTGTTCTCCCCCGCCGCGATCGAGCGGGTCGAGCGCATCGCCGCGTCGGACCGGTACATCCCGGAGTTCCTCTCCCTCAAGAACGCCGTGGACAACTCGCGGCTCGACCAGACGCTGAACACCCCGGCGCTCGCGACCCTGCTGCTGCTCGACGACCAGGTCAGCTGGATCAACCAGTCGGGCGGTCTCGCCTGGGCGGACACCCGGACGCGCACGTCGTCGTCGACGATCTACGACTGGGCCGAGGCCTCCGAGCACGCCAGCCCGTTCGTCACCGACCCCGCGCACCGGTCGCAGGTCGTCGCGACGATCGACCTCGACGACGCGATCGACGCGAAGGCCGTGGCCGCGACGCTCCGTGCGAACGGCATCGTCGACACCGAGCCGTACCGGAAGCTCGGCCGCAACCAGCTGCGCGTCGCGACGTTCACCGCGATCGACCCGGACGACGTCGCGAAGCTCGTGCGGGCGATCGACTTCGTCGTCGGCGAGCTGCGCGGCTGA
- a CDS encoding DUF3027 domain-containing protein codes for MADHTELARKALLEVTPESTIGQPVGTVDEGDGVVSVLFSNRMPGYPGWRWTVSVAQVEGDEPTVLEVELMPGDGSLVAPDWVPWADRMAEYRAGQTDEDDESDEDDEADDDDESDEDDDLDDAEEADYEDPDDDEADDDAADDDDEFEDDEDDLAESDDDELDGVDVDAAAADDDGADEDDDEVAEVSAPARSRGSRRRASRVRPTDPDDDLELDRLDPSETDPERHGA; via the coding sequence ATGGCCGACCACACCGAGCTCGCGCGGAAGGCGCTGCTCGAGGTCACGCCGGAGTCGACCATCGGTCAGCCGGTCGGCACCGTGGACGAGGGCGACGGCGTCGTCTCGGTCCTCTTCTCGAACCGGATGCCGGGCTACCCGGGCTGGCGCTGGACGGTCTCGGTCGCGCAGGTCGAGGGCGACGAGCCCACCGTGCTCGAGGTCGAGCTCATGCCGGGCGACGGCTCGCTGGTCGCCCCGGACTGGGTGCCGTGGGCGGACCGGATGGCGGAGTACCGCGCCGGCCAGACGGACGAGGACGACGAGTCGGACGAGGACGACGAGGCGGACGACGACGACGAGTCGGACGAGGACGACGACCTCGACGACGCCGAGGAAGCGGACTACGAGGACCCGGACGACGACGAGGCCGACGACGACGCCGCGGACGACGACGACGAGTTCGAGGACGACGAGGACGACCTCGCCGAGTCCGACGACGACGAGCTGGACGGGGTCGACGTCGACGCGGCCGCCGCCGACGACGACGGCGCAGACGAGGACGATGACGAGGTCGCCGAGGTGTCCGCTCCGGCGCGCTCCCGTGGCTCGCGCCGACGGGCGTCCCGCGTCCGGCCGACCGACCCCGACGACGACCTCGAGCTCGACCGGCTCGACCCGTCCGAGACGGACCCGGAGCGCCACGGCGCCTGA
- a CDS encoding cold-shock protein: MPTGKVKFYDDQKGFGFITGDDGEPVFLHASSLPDGVTSVKAGTRLEYGVVQGKKGSQALSVRLLEPAPSLAKMSRRSADDMAVIVEDLVKELDRISGDLRHGRYPKNGERIAAILRHVADQLDA; encoded by the coding sequence ATGCCCACCGGCAAGGTCAAGTTCTACGACGACCAGAAGGGGTTCGGGTTCATCACCGGCGACGACGGTGAGCCGGTCTTCCTGCACGCGTCCTCGCTGCCGGACGGTGTCACCTCGGTCAAGGCCGGGACCCGCCTGGAGTACGGCGTCGTCCAGGGCAAGAAGGGCTCGCAGGCGCTGTCGGTGCGGCTGCTCGAGCCCGCGCCCTCGCTCGCGAAGATGTCCCGCCGCTCCGCCGACGACATGGCGGTGATCGTCGAGGACCTCGTGAAGGAGCTCGACCGGATCAGCGGTGACCTGCGCCACGGTCGCTACCCGAAGAACGGCGAGCGCATCGCCGCGATCCTGCGCCACGTCGCAGACCAGCTGGACGCCTGA
- a CDS encoding helicase-associated domain-containing protein encodes MTTTADLAARLRAMPDDDLERLVVARRLPAAVLAESGPQHAADFFDLAEALRTDEAVDAALEHLPRATLLALRDGSTAADALAPAVALGLADDSGAVDDAVAARMAAHPELADLRPGGTPPARPAAHDEQAADPDRARATGAERAFTTMTVLAELLRAIDAGEVRELVKGGIGTPLARTLGERVGADPDVVPVRLALLDRCGFADPGEGHWAVTSGGRTWLVSAWSDRWVDLAGRWWRSLDPAVHDVLRTADDDLHDLVAVGRWAFPAGARWLDAVLLDVAGTAEVLGLAVDGTVTTTGRAVLDGDAAAAAEDLPPTVDGVYLQHDLTVIAPGPLSPADDDALRTVADLEAPGLAARYRVSEDSVRRALRAGTTRDDLLALLERLSATDVPQPLRYLVDQVASRDGGLVVDGAPDGRGAVVHGTPDQLDLVGVDAELRQLTWERVDLTTLTAPHPPHVVHAALEEQRYPAVLTAAARPVTQDAPPGRRRGSGRTPEQAAHALVERLRLTTERGDAEPEQEWLGRQIDLAVRGKTPIRLTVRMPDGSERPMSIVPTSVAAGRVRGRDTAVDVERTLPLSLVVAVESEA; translated from the coding sequence ATGACGACCACCGCCGACCTCGCCGCCCGCCTGCGTGCGATGCCGGACGACGACCTGGAACGGCTCGTCGTCGCCCGTCGCCTGCCCGCGGCGGTCCTCGCCGAGTCCGGCCCGCAGCACGCTGCGGACTTCTTCGACCTCGCCGAGGCCCTCCGGACCGACGAAGCGGTCGACGCAGCACTCGAGCACCTGCCCCGGGCCACGCTGCTCGCGCTCCGCGACGGGTCGACCGCCGCCGACGCGCTCGCTCCCGCGGTCGCGCTGGGCCTGGCCGACGACTCCGGCGCCGTCGACGACGCGGTGGCCGCGCGCATGGCCGCCCACCCGGAGCTCGCCGACCTCCGGCCGGGAGGCACGCCGCCGGCCCGCCCCGCCGCCCACGACGAGCAGGCGGCCGACCCGGACCGCGCCCGTGCGACCGGCGCCGAGCGCGCGTTCACGACGATGACGGTGCTCGCCGAGCTGCTCCGGGCGATCGACGCCGGCGAGGTGCGCGAGCTCGTCAAGGGCGGCATCGGCACGCCGCTCGCCCGGACCCTCGGCGAGCGCGTCGGCGCGGACCCGGACGTCGTGCCCGTCCGGCTCGCACTGCTCGACCGTTGCGGGTTCGCCGACCCCGGCGAGGGTCACTGGGCCGTGACGTCCGGCGGTCGCACGTGGCTCGTGTCCGCCTGGTCGGACCGCTGGGTCGACCTCGCCGGGCGGTGGTGGCGCTCGCTCGACCCCGCCGTGCACGACGTGCTCCGGACGGCCGACGACGACCTGCACGACCTGGTCGCGGTCGGGCGGTGGGCGTTCCCGGCAGGAGCGCGGTGGCTCGACGCCGTGCTGCTCGACGTGGCCGGGACCGCCGAGGTCCTCGGGCTCGCGGTCGACGGCACGGTCACCACGACGGGCCGCGCGGTCCTCGACGGCGATGCCGCCGCCGCTGCGGAGGACCTGCCGCCGACCGTCGACGGCGTCTACCTGCAGCACGACCTGACGGTGATCGCCCCCGGGCCGCTGTCCCCGGCGGACGACGACGCGCTCCGCACCGTGGCCGACCTCGAGGCCCCGGGGCTGGCGGCGCGCTACCGCGTCTCCGAGGACTCGGTGCGCCGTGCCCTCCGGGCGGGGACGACGCGGGACGACCTGCTCGCACTGCTCGAGCGGCTCTCGGCGACCGACGTGCCGCAGCCGCTGCGCTACCTGGTCGACCAGGTGGCGTCGCGCGACGGCGGTCTCGTGGTCGACGGCGCACCGGACGGCCGCGGAGCGGTCGTGCACGGGACGCCGGACCAGCTCGACCTGGTCGGGGTCGACGCCGAGCTGCGGCAGCTCACCTGGGAGCGGGTCGACCTGACGACCCTGACCGCCCCGCACCCACCGCACGTGGTCCACGCGGCGCTCGAGGAGCAGCGGTACCCGGCCGTGCTGACGGCTGCGGCCCGCCCGGTGACGCAGGACGCGCCTCCCGGCCGTCGTCGTGGCTCCGGACGCACGCCGGAGCAGGCCGCGCACGCGCTCGTGGAACGACTGCGCCTGACGACGGAGCGCGGTGACGCGGAGCCGGAGCAGGAGTGGCTCGGACGGCAGATCGACCTGGCGGTGCGCGGGAAGACGCCGATCCGGCTGACGGTCCGCATGCCGGACGGGTCGGAACGCCCGATGTCGATCGTGCCGACGTCGGTCGCCGCCGGGCGGGTGCGCGGTCGGGACACCGCCGTCGACGTGGAGCGGACGCTGCCGCTGTCGCTCGTCGTCGCGGTCGAGAGCGAAGCCTGA
- a CDS encoding DNA repair helicase XPB translates to MNGPLIVQSDRTVLLEVAHPQAEDARHELAAFAELERAPEHVHTYRITRLGLWNARAAGHDAESMIGTLERFAKFPVPQSVTVDIRDTVSRYGRLVIRREEREDAPAIANSPTEELERQPVLLLTAEDPSVLAEVTRSKRIKPLLGDQRSPSEIELQPWARGQVKQELVKLGWPAEDLAGYTPGQPHPIDLDTASWHMRPYQEQAVDTFFAQGSGVVVLPCGAGKTLVGAGAMATVKATTLILVTNTVSARQWRDELLRRTTLSPEDIGEYSGTSKEIRPVTIATYQILTARRKGEYTHLSLLDALDWGLIVYDEVHLLPAPVFKLTADLQARRRLGLTATLVREDGRESDVFSLIGPKRYDAPWKEIEAQGYISPAACYEVRIDLPHQDRLEYAASGDDERYRMAATSPAKTPVVRELIEKHHGEQILVIGQYIDQLDDLAASLDAAEITGSTPVDERERLFQAFREGSIDVLVVSKVANFSVDLPDATVAIQVSGSFGSRQEEAQRLGRLLRPNKDGLPASFYTLVTRDTVDQDFAQNRQRFLAEQGYAYTILDADQVLAAA, encoded by the coding sequence ATGAACGGACCGCTGATCGTGCAGAGTGACCGCACCGTGCTCCTCGAGGTCGCGCACCCCCAGGCAGAGGACGCGCGGCACGAGCTCGCGGCCTTCGCCGAGCTCGAACGCGCGCCCGAGCACGTGCACACGTACCGGATCACGCGGCTCGGGCTGTGGAACGCCCGGGCGGCCGGCCACGACGCCGAGTCGATGATCGGCACGCTCGAGCGGTTCGCGAAGTTCCCCGTCCCGCAGAGCGTCACGGTCGACATCCGCGACACCGTCTCGCGGTACGGTCGGCTCGTCATCCGACGCGAGGAGCGCGAGGACGCCCCGGCGATCGCGAACTCCCCGACCGAGGAGCTCGAGCGCCAGCCGGTCCTGCTCCTCACCGCCGAGGACCCGTCGGTGCTGGCCGAGGTGACCCGGTCGAAGCGCATCAAGCCCCTGCTCGGCGACCAGCGCTCCCCCTCGGAGATCGAGCTGCAGCCGTGGGCGCGGGGACAGGTCAAGCAGGAGCTCGTGAAGCTCGGCTGGCCGGCGGAGGACCTGGCGGGCTACACGCCGGGCCAGCCGCACCCGATCGACCTCGACACGGCGTCGTGGCACATGCGGCCGTACCAGGAGCAAGCCGTCGACACCTTCTTCGCGCAGGGCTCCGGGGTGGTCGTGCTGCCCTGTGGTGCCGGCAAGACCCTCGTCGGGGCCGGGGCGATGGCGACCGTCAAGGCGACGACGCTCATCCTCGTGACGAACACCGTCTCCGCACGGCAGTGGCGGGACGAGCTCCTGCGTCGCACGACCCTGTCCCCCGAGGACATCGGCGAGTACTCCGGCACCTCGAAGGAGATCCGGCCGGTCACGATCGCGACGTACCAGATCCTGACCGCGCGCCGGAAGGGCGAGTACACGCACCTGTCGCTGCTCGACGCCCTCGACTGGGGGCTCATCGTCTACGACGAGGTCCACCTGCTCCCGGCTCCGGTGTTCAAGCTCACCGCTGACCTGCAGGCCCGCCGTCGCCTCGGACTGACGGCGACCCTGGTGCGCGAGGACGGCCGCGAGAGCGACGTGTTCTCCCTCATCGGCCCGAAGCGCTACGACGCCCCGTGGAAGGAGATCGAGGCGCAGGGGTACATCTCCCCCGCTGCCTGCTACGAGGTCCGGATCGACCTGCCGCACCAGGACCGCCTCGAGTACGCGGCGTCGGGCGACGACGAGCGCTACCGGATGGCGGCGACCTCGCCCGCGAAGACCCCGGTCGTGCGCGAGCTCATCGAGAAGCACCACGGCGAGCAGATCCTCGTCATCGGGCAGTACATCGACCAGCTCGACGACCTCGCCGCCTCACTCGACGCCGCCGAGATCACCGGCTCGACCCCGGTCGACGAGCGGGAGCGGCTGTTCCAGGCCTTCCGCGAGGGCTCGATCGACGTGCTCGTGGTGTCGAAGGTCGCGAACTTCTCGGTCGACCTGCCCGACGCGACCGTCGCCATCCAGGTGTCCGGCTCGTTCGGGTCGCGGCAGGAAGAGGCGCAGCGCCTGGGCCGCCTGCTCCGTCCGAACAAGGACGGCCTGCCCGCGTCCTTCTACACGCTCGTCACGCGCGACACCGTCGACCAGGACTTCGCGCAGAACCGGCAGCGGTTCCTCGCCGAGCAGGGGTACGCGTACACGATCCTCGACGCCGATCAGGTCCTGGCAGCCGCGTAG
- a CDS encoding response regulator transcription factor, whose amino-acid sequence MTDGPKILIVDDEPNIRDLLTTSLRFAGFAVRAVGNGAQAISAVLEEEPDLIILDVMLPDMNGFGVTKRLRSSGYTSPILFLTAKDDTEDKITGLTVGGDDYVTKPFSLDEIVARIKAILRRTMNDEEDAIIRAGELTMDQDTHEVTIGDAQIELSPTEFKLLRYLMLNPNRVLSKAQILDHVWEYDFNGDAGIVESYISYLRRKLDQYSTEPIIQTKRGFGYMLKASKAS is encoded by the coding sequence ATGACCGATGGCCCCAAGATCCTGATCGTCGACGACGAGCCGAACATCCGCGACCTCCTCACGACCTCGTTGCGCTTCGCCGGGTTCGCCGTCCGTGCGGTCGGCAACGGGGCCCAGGCGATCTCGGCCGTGCTCGAGGAGGAGCCGGACCTGATCATCCTCGACGTGATGCTGCCCGACATGAACGGCTTCGGCGTGACCAAGCGCCTGCGTTCGTCCGGGTACACCTCGCCGATCCTGTTCCTCACCGCGAAGGACGACACCGAGGACAAGATCACCGGGCTCACCGTCGGCGGCGACGACTACGTGACGAAGCCGTTCTCGCTCGACGAGATCGTCGCGCGCATCAAGGCCATCCTCCGTCGCACCATGAACGACGAAGAGGACGCGATCATCCGTGCCGGGGAGCTCACGATGGACCAGGACACGCACGAGGTCACGATCGGCGACGCGCAGATCGAGCTGTCCCCGACCGAGTTCAAGCTCCTGCGCTACCTCATGCTCAACCCCAACCGGGTGCTGTCGAAGGCGCAGATCCTCGACCACGTGTGGGAGTACGACTTCAACGGCGACGCCGGCATCGTCGAGTCGTACATCTCGTACCTCCGCCGCAAGCTCGACCAGTACTCGACCGAGCCGATCATCCAGACCAAGCGTGGCTTCGGCTACATGCTGAAGGCGTCCAAGGCGTCCTGA